The Trypanosoma brucei gambiense DAL972 chromosome 10, complete sequence genome has a segment encoding these proteins:
- a CDS encoding serine/threonine-protein kinase, putative codes for MTSRAPWDACTTQSTPQMGNGAQSHHLSGWRRFPRGQQIGSGSFGSVFLSHDTLPGSEWYGQLVAVKVIQLKAISDDEVAHAMNEVAILKNLRHTNVLQYVDSFVDDEQQLCLVTEYMAGGDLSLLLRGSGVCGSRSGSNEKRRSVCSGGGDASMRCGSRSSGRRNAWKTTSRGDKSPSEEHQQWIESFRIVDLVRQCLDGLAHLHECGIIHRDVKPANVYLTESDVVKIGDFGVSKVVSPTDPKLVTFIGTPFYLCPELCLGEPYSFGADIWALGVLTYELYCMKLPFAADNVLAQIHVVTEGQYDREALHCEHTFTPKQLHLLESQYGDAFTRQEKTLHQLVVVLVERMLVMDPMERPSAAQLLREFFIFNPSRCPTPATTPPPSRLSAAEVCDLWATNGIATQTNRVNRLCCRIGSGGEMDDIFPLAAAIPTTSSPLASRVAGSYEELVSSLMPVERRYDVLHISERSGYSTPASSRRLTSQGAASDIADPGGTDAFDTFTQEMINAKISRIPWLRHAEAFSRLSLCEGYDGEVVRVDWKDGENFTLVSSPHKHRNSTPGLRRSRVSDGLSVMGQLALFAEPLSGVDAGSKSMSELLEARSLEVSQSPMASSLTEKSRTTECVITLEANRTAKRQEMEGEADKECENSGGLHMLVGRCRGYSTQTLEAILRKKIYFSYLRRQRKLRAVREAQKAREEESKRLRAELNELYARSYTEKCRHMFAQGGSSRADQFPYPPDELQMTRAPGQLAQVTGLRFESGNFSHDSTAVTKTIDKLAELSCCKPHRPESTVLQPSKLAAEIVRMAADAAAVAARRAEFAAHPPLRLDFRNSDGRSMSCSYSSSVGDPNRGMNTAIYTIPISLYIVRSDIDVSCSRTSIVSDVCDGLLALPMSVALKPIRRRTRLSGIVWRVKEALKDNGLDHVLLFPLDIDDDEQVGAEELSLRYVDSAGDAVVVSEPSDWRYTLRDWRKNMNQSWLQLWMAMS; via the coding sequence ATGACAAGCCGAGCCCCTTGGGATGCGTGTACCACTCAATCCACTCCACAAATGGGCAACGGAGCTCAAAGTCATCATCTCTCAGGATGGAGGCGTTTTCCACGTGGCCAACAGATCGGCAGTGGAAGCTTCGGTAGTGTTTTTCTCAGCCACGACACGCTTCCGGGGAGTGAGTGGTACGGACAGTTGGTCGCGGTAAAGGTAATACAATTGAAAGCCATCTCCGACGACGAGGTTGCCCATGCGATGAACGAGGTTGCCATTCTCAAGAACTTACGACATACAAACGTTCTGCAGTACGTCGACAGCTTTGTGGATGATGAACAGCAGCTTTGCCTCGTTACTGAGTACATGGCAGGGGGCGACCTATCTTTGCTTCTTCGCGGCAGTGGGGTTTGTGGGAGTAGATCCGGCTCCAACGAGAAACGGAGGAGTGTCTGTAGCGGTGGAGGAGATGCATCCATGCGTTGTGGGTCGAGATCCAGTGGGCGCCGGAATGCATGGAAGACTACATCTAGGGGGGATAAGTCTCCCAGCGAAGAGCATCAGCAATGGATTGAATCCTTCCGCATTGTGGATTTGGTTCGGCAATGCCTTGATGGGCTCGCTCACCTACATGAGTGTGGCATCATTCACCGTGACGTGAAGCCGGCTAATGTGTACCTGACGGAGAGCGATGTGGTGAAGATCGGTGACTTTGGTGTTAGCAAGGTCGTCAGCCCTACGGATCCAAAGCTTGTTACCTTCATCGGCACACCGTTTTACCTTTGTCCAGAGCTCTGTCTTGGTGAGCCATATTCGTTTGGGGCTGATATATGGGCACTTGGGGTACTTACTTACGAACTTTACTGCATGAAACTCCCATTTGCTGCTGACAATGTGCTCGCCCAAATTCATGTCGTTACAGAAGGGCAATACGACAGAGAGGCGCTGCATTGTGAGCACActtttacaccaaaacaaCTGCATTTGTTGGAATCACAATACGGCGATGCTTTTACTCGACAAGAAAAAACTCTGCATCAGCTTGTGGTGGTTTTGGTGGAGCGGATGCTTGTCATGGATCCGATGGAACGCCCTTCAGCGGCGCAATTACTTCGcgagttttttattttcaaccCCTCTCGTTGCCCTACGCCTGCGACAACACCCCCTCCATCGCGGCTTTCAGCAGCAGAGGTTTGTGACTTATGGGCCACCAACGGTATCGCTACTCAAACCAACAGAGTCAACCGCTTATGTTGTCGAATAGGAAGCGGTGGGGAAATGGACGATATATTTCCCCTCGCAGCAGCTATTCCGACAACGTCATCGCCACTTGCAAGCCGGGTAGCAGGCTCATACGAGGAGCTGGTTAGCAGCCTAATGCCCGTGGAGCGACGATATGATGTACTCCACATATCGGAGCGATCGGGCTACTCAACTCCTGCGTCTTCGCGACGCTTAACAAGTCAGGGTGCCGCCAGCGACATTGCAGACCCAGGTGGCACAGACGCGTTTGATACCTTCACTCAAGAGATGATAAATGCAAAGATTTCCCGAATACCATGGCTACGCCATGCGGAGGCTTTTTCCAGGTTGAGTCTGTGCGAGGGCTACGATGGTGAAGTTGTGCGTGTGGATTGGAAAGACGGGGAGAACTTCACGCTTGTGTCATCGCCCCATAAACACAGGAACTCTACACCAGGCCTTCGGCGCAGTCGTGTGTCGGATGGCCTGTCAGTTATGGGGCAGCTAGCTCTGTTTGCTGAGCCACTCAGTGGTGTCGACGCGGGATCCAAATCAATGTCTGAGTTGCTGGAGGCAAGGTCGTTGGAGGTGTCGCAGAGCCCGATGGCATCGTCATTAACTGAGAAATCACGGACCACGGAGTGCGTTATCACTTTAGAAGCGAATCGGACTGCGAAACGACAGGAAATGGAAGGGGAGGCTGATAAAGAGTGCGAAAATTCAGGAGGACTGCATATGTTAGTCGGCCGCTGCCGAGGATATTCTACACAAACCTTAGAGGCCATCCTGCGCAAAAAGATATACTTCAGTTACTTGCGTCGGCAGCGCAAACTTAGAGCGGTGCGCGAAGCCCAGAAAGCCcgtgaagaagaaagcaaGCGGCTACGTGCAGAGTTGAACGAGCTGTATGCAAGGTCTTACACCGAGAAATGTCGCCATATGTTTGCTCAAGGGGGCAGCAGCCGCGCTGATCAATTTCCTTACCCTCCTGATGAACTGCAAATGACGCGGGCACCGGGCCAGCTGGCCCAAGTAACGGGGCTAAGGTTTGAGTCGGGGAACTTTTCACACGATTCCACCGCTGTTACGAAAACCATCGATAAATTGGCGGAGCTTTCATGTTGTAAGCCGCACCGCCCAGAAAGTACGGTACTTCAACCGAGCAAGCTCGCGGCGGAGATTGTTCGTATGGCGGCAGATGCCGCTGCTGTGGCCGCCCGCCGCGCCGAGTTCGCGGCGCACCCGCCCTTGAGGTTGGATTTTCGGAACTCAGACGGAAGGAGCATGAGCTGTAGTTATAGCAGCTCTGTAGGGGACCCAAACCGAGGAATGAATACGGCGATATACACCATACCAATATCTCTTTACATAGTACGGAGCGACATTGATGTCTCTTGCAGCAGAACGTCCATTGTGTCAGACGTGTGTGATGGTTTACTTGCACTTCCGATGAGTGTTGCTCTGAAGCCCATCCGTCGGCGCACACGGCTTAGCGGCATCGTTTGGAGAGTGAAGGAAGCGCTAAAGGACAATGGTCTTGACCACGTCCTGTTGTTTCCACTTGATATTGATGATGACGAACAAGTAGGCGCTGAGGAACTTTCCCTTCGCTACGTGGATAGCGCTGGGGATGCGGTCGTGGTGTCAGAACCCTCTGACTGGCGGTATACCCTGCGGGACTGGCGTAAAAACATGAATCAGTCCTGGTTACAACTATGGATGGCTATGTCATAA
- a CDS encoding hypoxanthine-guanine phosphoribosyltransferase,putative produces MHSGHPLKPNVVGRDADGNVTVDGRSYPMAESVVATESTIHRSMKEMAQTLANAYKTLKHRDTHNKGNSALAPITDENPLIIISVLKGSYIFTADMVRYLGDCGLPNVVDFIRITSYRGTTKSSGTVQVLDNLRFTELTGKHVLIMEDIADTGRTMKLLVEKIRREYRPASLKVCVLVDKPGGRVVDFKPEFVCLTAPTRYVVGYGFEVNDRYRNYRHVFVLKPEYAKRYPSKL; encoded by the coding sequence ATGCACTCGGGCCATCCTCTCAAACCGAACGTTGTTGGCAGGGATGCTGACGGAAATGTTACGGTTGATGGCAGATCATATCCCATGGCGGAAAGTGTTGTCGCCACGGAGAGCACAATTCACCGAAGCATGAAGGAAATGGCACAGACGCTTGCCAACGCTTACAAGACACTTAAGCACCGCGATACCCACAATAAGGGTAATAGCGCATTGGCCCCGATCACCGATGAAAATCCactaattattatttctgtcCTGAAGGGCAGTTATATTTTCACGGCAGACATGGTTCGTTACCTTGGAGACTGTGGGCTACCTAACGTTGTGGACTTTATACGCATTACTTCATACAGGGGAACCACGAAAAGCAGTGGCACCGTGCAGGTGCTGGATAACCTGCGCTTCACTGAATTAACGGGGAAACATGTACTTATTATGGAAGACATTGCCGACACGGGGCGTACAATGAAGCTTTTGGTGGAGAAGATCCGCCGGGAGTACCGACCTGCCAGTTTGAAGGTGTGCGTACTTGTGGACAAGCCCGGTGGTCGCGTTGTGGACTTTAAGCCCGAATTTGTTTGCCTGACTGCACCAACTAGATACGTGGTTGGTTACGGCTTCGAGGTGAATGACAGGTACAGGAACTACCGTCACGTCTTTGTTTTAAAACCGGAGTATGCGAAACGGTACCCGAGCAAATTGTAA